A genomic stretch from Clavelina lepadiformis chromosome 5, kaClaLepa1.1, whole genome shotgun sequence includes:
- the LOC143460284 gene encoding solute carrier family 22 member 4-like isoform X3, which produces MSAHENLLAPLEKFGSFQTRVVIVAYLTAIVVGPNIWMTVFVVYTPPHRCYIPELDDGNKTSEVDYVVVPSNLSNSSVARYIPVVDGNLQKPEWSSCTRYNESTTAGQGNVGVVSCDRGWKYMTEENVITAVSEFDLVCDKSWLAPLVPSCLMFGLMAGSFLGGILADRFGRKKVLLGALVIMCASLSISAFTPSWIGLHVLTFFIGLGGIARTSILTILLSEITPNKIRYKVTVAHILVMAVGSCMLPLMAFLLPNWRHLYGAVGLLHFLVLFPSFIVFEESPRWLLENGKLDEARNLLQKIAKINNVKLDEAKLLELGRDRETRVNQEAEKKQSGRRKLSYLDLVRVPFLRRRIIILSIAWLAVNVSYYGVSLAANNLGGNRYLTFFALVSVELPGHILSYFTIRKLGSRVAFMIFSSVCGVFILAVPLLQTVDDNAVIVSNVIGKLLATGNFSLLYAFTGELFPTLLRSQSYSVCSVVSRPSSVLVPFLLGIVSPHHSVLGDGSNRHWCRCRNVLFAGNQITANAGYYGRCKITKQIHLKS; this is translated from the exons ATGTCTGCGCACGAGAACCTTTTGGCACCTCTGGAGAAATTTGGCTCGTTTCAAACACGGGTGGTGATAGTAGCGTACTTAACTGCAATTGTAGTAGGACCAAATATTTGGATGACCGTCTTCGTGGTTTATACACCGCCCCATCGATGCTACATTCCGGAGCTGGATGACGGCAACAAGACGTC CGAAGTGGATTATGTTGTTGTTCCAAGTAACCTGTCCAATAGCTCGGTAGCAAGGTACATCCCCGTTGTCGATGGAAATCTACAAAAGCCGGAATGGAGTTCATGTACTCGCTACAACGAATCAACCACGGCAG GTCAAGGTAATGTCGGTGTCGTTAGTTGTGACAGAGGATGGAAATATATGACAGAAGAAAATGTAATAACTGCTGTGAGCGAA TTTGATCTGGTTTGTGATAAGTCATGGCTTGCACCTCTGGTTCCATCTTGTTTGATGTTTGGTCTGATGGCCGGGTCTTTTCTCGGGGGCATTTTGGCGGACAG ATTTGGCAGAAAAAAGGTTTTACTGGGTGCCCTGGTGATCATGTGTGCCAGCTTGTCTATTTCTGCCTTTACTCCATCCTGGATCGGGTTGCACGTCCTCACCTTTTTTATCGGGCTAGGTGGCATTGCCCGAACTTCTATTCTTACTATTCTGC TGAGTGAAATTACGCCGAATAAAATTCGCTACAAAGTTACCGTTGCACACATCTTGGTGATGGCGGTTGGAAGCTGTATGCTGCCTCTAATGGCGTTTCTTTTGCCTAACTGGAGACACCTCTATGGCGCAGTGGGCTTGTTGCATTTTCTAGTGCTGTTTCCGTCTTTCAT agTTTTCGAAGAATCTCCGCGATGGCTGTTGGAAAACGGCAAACTCGATGAAGCGAGGAATTTACTGCAAAAAATCGCAAAAATTAACAATGTTAAACTTGATGAAGCGAAGCTACTGGAACTAGGACGCGACAGAGAAACCAGAGTCAAC CAGGAAGCTGAAAAGAAGCAGAGCGGAAGAAGAAAGCTCTCATACCTCGACCTCGTCCGGGTGCCATTCTTGCGAAGAAGAATAATCATTCTCTCCATAGCATG GTTGGCTGTTAACGTGTCATACTACGGCGTATCGCTAGCCGCGAACAATCTTGGGGGGAACCGCTACCTCACTTTCTTCGCGTTGGTTTCAGTCGAGCTGCCAGGCCATATTCTCTCCTACTTTACGATACGAAAATTAGGCAGCCGAGTGGCGTTCATGATTTTCTCTTCAGTGTGCGGCGTCTTTATTCTGGCCGTACCCCTTTTACAAACTG TCGACGATAATGCTGTTATTGTGAGCAATGTGATCGGAAAACTTTTGGCAACTGGCAACTTTTCCCTGTTGTACGCATTCACTGGAGAATTATTTCCAACTCTTTTGAGAAGCCAGTCGTACAGTGTTTGTTCTGTTGTCTCAAGACCTTCAAGTGTGTTGGTGCCCTTCCTCTT GGGAATTGTATCACCCCATCATTCCGTACTCGGTGATGGGAGCAATCGTCATTGGTGCCGCTGTAGGAATGTTCTTTTTGCCGGAAACCAAATCACAGCCAATGCCGGATACTATGGAAGatgcaaaattacaaaacag ATTCATCTCAAAAGTTAG
- the LOC143460284 gene encoding solute carrier family 22 member 4-like isoform X1 produces the protein MSAHENLLAPLEKFGSFQTRVVIVAYLTAIVVGPNIWMTVFVVYTPPHRCYIPELDDGNKTSEVDYVVVPSNLSNSSVARYIPVVDGNLQKPEWSSCTRYNESTTAGQGNVGVVSCDRGWKYMTEENVITAVSEFDLVCDKSWLAPLVPSCLMFGLMAGSFLGGILADRFGRKKVLLGALVIMCASLSISAFTPSWIGLHVLTFFIGLGGIARTSILTILLSEITPNKIRYKVTVAHILVMAVGSCMLPLMAFLLPNWRHLYGAVGLLHFLVLFPSFIVFEESPRWLLENGKLDEARNLLQKIAKINNVKLDEAKLLELGRDRETRVNQEAEKKQSGRRKLSYLDLVRVPFLRRRIIILSIAWLAVNVSYYGVSLAANNLGGNRYLTFFALVSVELPGHILSYFTIRKLGSRVAFMIFSSVCGVFILAVPLLQTVDDNAVIVSNVIGKLLATGNFSLLYAFTGELFPTLLRSQSYSVCSVVSRPSSVLVPFLLYVGELYHPIIPYSVMGAIVIGAAVGMFFLPETKSQPMPDTMEDAKLQNRFISKVRC, from the exons ATGTCTGCGCACGAGAACCTTTTGGCACCTCTGGAGAAATTTGGCTCGTTTCAAACACGGGTGGTGATAGTAGCGTACTTAACTGCAATTGTAGTAGGACCAAATATTTGGATGACCGTCTTCGTGGTTTATACACCGCCCCATCGATGCTACATTCCGGAGCTGGATGACGGCAACAAGACGTC CGAAGTGGATTATGTTGTTGTTCCAAGTAACCTGTCCAATAGCTCGGTAGCAAGGTACATCCCCGTTGTCGATGGAAATCTACAAAAGCCGGAATGGAGTTCATGTACTCGCTACAACGAATCAACCACGGCAG GTCAAGGTAATGTCGGTGTCGTTAGTTGTGACAGAGGATGGAAATATATGACAGAAGAAAATGTAATAACTGCTGTGAGCGAA TTTGATCTGGTTTGTGATAAGTCATGGCTTGCACCTCTGGTTCCATCTTGTTTGATGTTTGGTCTGATGGCCGGGTCTTTTCTCGGGGGCATTTTGGCGGACAG ATTTGGCAGAAAAAAGGTTTTACTGGGTGCCCTGGTGATCATGTGTGCCAGCTTGTCTATTTCTGCCTTTACTCCATCCTGGATCGGGTTGCACGTCCTCACCTTTTTTATCGGGCTAGGTGGCATTGCCCGAACTTCTATTCTTACTATTCTGC TGAGTGAAATTACGCCGAATAAAATTCGCTACAAAGTTACCGTTGCACACATCTTGGTGATGGCGGTTGGAAGCTGTATGCTGCCTCTAATGGCGTTTCTTTTGCCTAACTGGAGACACCTCTATGGCGCAGTGGGCTTGTTGCATTTTCTAGTGCTGTTTCCGTCTTTCAT agTTTTCGAAGAATCTCCGCGATGGCTGTTGGAAAACGGCAAACTCGATGAAGCGAGGAATTTACTGCAAAAAATCGCAAAAATTAACAATGTTAAACTTGATGAAGCGAAGCTACTGGAACTAGGACGCGACAGAGAAACCAGAGTCAAC CAGGAAGCTGAAAAGAAGCAGAGCGGAAGAAGAAAGCTCTCATACCTCGACCTCGTCCGGGTGCCATTCTTGCGAAGAAGAATAATCATTCTCTCCATAGCATG GTTGGCTGTTAACGTGTCATACTACGGCGTATCGCTAGCCGCGAACAATCTTGGGGGGAACCGCTACCTCACTTTCTTCGCGTTGGTTTCAGTCGAGCTGCCAGGCCATATTCTCTCCTACTTTACGATACGAAAATTAGGCAGCCGAGTGGCGTTCATGATTTTCTCTTCAGTGTGCGGCGTCTTTATTCTGGCCGTACCCCTTTTACAAACTG TCGACGATAATGCTGTTATTGTGAGCAATGTGATCGGAAAACTTTTGGCAACTGGCAACTTTTCCCTGTTGTACGCATTCACTGGAGAATTATTTCCAACTCTTTTGAGAAGCCAGTCGTACAGTGTTTGTTCTGTTGTCTCAAGACCTTCAAGTGTGTTGGTGCCCTTCCTCTTGTACGTAG GGGAATTGTATCACCCCATCATTCCGTACTCGGTGATGGGAGCAATCGTCATTGGTGCCGCTGTAGGAATGTTCTTTTTGCCGGAAACCAAATCACAGCCAATGCCGGATACTATGGAAGatgcaaaattacaaaacag ATTCATCTCAAAAGTTAGATGTTGA
- the LOC143460284 gene encoding solute carrier family 22 member 4-like isoform X2 — protein MSAHENLLAPLEKFGSFQTRVVIVAYLTAIVVGPNIWMTVFVVYTPPHRCYIPELDDGNKTSEVDYVVVPSNLSNSSVARYIPVVDGNLQKPEWSSCTRYNESTTAGQGNVGVVSCDRGWKYMTEENVITAVSEFDLVCDKSWLAPLVPSCLMFGLMAGSFLGGILADRFGRKKVLLGALVIMCASLSISAFTPSWIGLHVLTFFIGLGGIARTSILTILLSEITPNKIRYKVTVAHILVMAVGSCMLPLMAFLLPNWRHLYGAVGLLHFLVLFPSFIVFEESPRWLLENGKLDEARNLLQKIAKINNVKLDEAKLLELGRDRETRVNEAEKKQSGRRKLSYLDLVRVPFLRRRIIILSIAWLAVNVSYYGVSLAANNLGGNRYLTFFALVSVELPGHILSYFTIRKLGSRVAFMIFSSVCGVFILAVPLLQTVDDNAVIVSNVIGKLLATGNFSLLYAFTGELFPTLLRSQSYSVCSVVSRPSSVLVPFLLYVGELYHPIIPYSVMGAIVIGAAVGMFFLPETKSQPMPDTMEDAKLQNRFISKVRC, from the exons ATGTCTGCGCACGAGAACCTTTTGGCACCTCTGGAGAAATTTGGCTCGTTTCAAACACGGGTGGTGATAGTAGCGTACTTAACTGCAATTGTAGTAGGACCAAATATTTGGATGACCGTCTTCGTGGTTTATACACCGCCCCATCGATGCTACATTCCGGAGCTGGATGACGGCAACAAGACGTC CGAAGTGGATTATGTTGTTGTTCCAAGTAACCTGTCCAATAGCTCGGTAGCAAGGTACATCCCCGTTGTCGATGGAAATCTACAAAAGCCGGAATGGAGTTCATGTACTCGCTACAACGAATCAACCACGGCAG GTCAAGGTAATGTCGGTGTCGTTAGTTGTGACAGAGGATGGAAATATATGACAGAAGAAAATGTAATAACTGCTGTGAGCGAA TTTGATCTGGTTTGTGATAAGTCATGGCTTGCACCTCTGGTTCCATCTTGTTTGATGTTTGGTCTGATGGCCGGGTCTTTTCTCGGGGGCATTTTGGCGGACAG ATTTGGCAGAAAAAAGGTTTTACTGGGTGCCCTGGTGATCATGTGTGCCAGCTTGTCTATTTCTGCCTTTACTCCATCCTGGATCGGGTTGCACGTCCTCACCTTTTTTATCGGGCTAGGTGGCATTGCCCGAACTTCTATTCTTACTATTCTGC TGAGTGAAATTACGCCGAATAAAATTCGCTACAAAGTTACCGTTGCACACATCTTGGTGATGGCGGTTGGAAGCTGTATGCTGCCTCTAATGGCGTTTCTTTTGCCTAACTGGAGACACCTCTATGGCGCAGTGGGCTTGTTGCATTTTCTAGTGCTGTTTCCGTCTTTCAT agTTTTCGAAGAATCTCCGCGATGGCTGTTGGAAAACGGCAAACTCGATGAAGCGAGGAATTTACTGCAAAAAATCGCAAAAATTAACAATGTTAAACTTGATGAAGCGAAGCTACTGGAACTAGGACGCGACAGAGAAACCAGAGTCAAC GAAGCTGAAAAGAAGCAGAGCGGAAGAAGAAAGCTCTCATACCTCGACCTCGTCCGGGTGCCATTCTTGCGAAGAAGAATAATCATTCTCTCCATAGCATG GTTGGCTGTTAACGTGTCATACTACGGCGTATCGCTAGCCGCGAACAATCTTGGGGGGAACCGCTACCTCACTTTCTTCGCGTTGGTTTCAGTCGAGCTGCCAGGCCATATTCTCTCCTACTTTACGATACGAAAATTAGGCAGCCGAGTGGCGTTCATGATTTTCTCTTCAGTGTGCGGCGTCTTTATTCTGGCCGTACCCCTTTTACAAACTG TCGACGATAATGCTGTTATTGTGAGCAATGTGATCGGAAAACTTTTGGCAACTGGCAACTTTTCCCTGTTGTACGCATTCACTGGAGAATTATTTCCAACTCTTTTGAGAAGCCAGTCGTACAGTGTTTGTTCTGTTGTCTCAAGACCTTCAAGTGTGTTGGTGCCCTTCCTCTTGTACGTAG GGGAATTGTATCACCCCATCATTCCGTACTCGGTGATGGGAGCAATCGTCATTGGTGCCGCTGTAGGAATGTTCTTTTTGCCGGAAACCAAATCACAGCCAATGCCGGATACTATGGAAGatgcaaaattacaaaacag ATTCATCTCAAAAGTTAGATGTTGA